One window of Perca flavescens isolate YP-PL-M2 chromosome 6, PFLA_1.0, whole genome shotgun sequence genomic DNA carries:
- the ago1 gene encoding protein argonaute-1 produces the protein MEPGPSGAVPMGAFPPPLQQVFHAPRRPGMGTVGKPIKLLANYFEVEIPKMDVFHYEVDIKPDKCPRRVNREVVEYMVQHFKPQLFGDRKPVYDGKKNIYTVLALPIGSEKVDFEVTIPGEGKDRIFKVSIRWLAKVSWRLLQETLVSGRLQVPLDSVQALDVAMRHLASMRYTPVGRSFFSPPEGYYHPLGGGREVWFGFHQSVRPAMWKMMLNIDVSATAFYKAQPVIEFMCEVLDIRNIDEQPKTLTDSQRVRFTKEIKGLKVEVTHCGQMKRKYRVCNVTRRPASHQTFPLQLESGQTVECTVAQYFKQKYNLQLKYPHLPCLQVGQEQKHTYLPLEVCNIVAGQRCIKKLTDNQTSTMIKATARSAPDRQEEISRLMKNANFNLDPYIQEFGIKVKDDMAEVTGRVLPPPILQYGGRNRAIATPNQGVWDMRGKQFYNGIEIKVWAIACFAPQKQCREEVLKNFTDQLRKISKDAGMPIQGQPCFCKYAQGADSVEPMFRHLKNTYSGLQLIIVILPGKTPVYAEVKRVGDTLLGMATQCVQVKNVVKTSPQTLSNLCLKINVKLGGINNILVPHQRSAVFQQPVIFLGADVTHPPAGDGKKPSITAVVGSMDAHPSRYCATVRVQRPRQEIIEDLSYMVRELLIQFYKSTRFKPTRIIFYRDGVPEGQLPQILHYELLAIRDACIKLEKDYQPGITYIVVQKRHHTRLFCADKSERIGKSGNIPAGTTVDTSITHPFEFDFYLCSHAGIQGTSRPSHYYVLWDDNRFTADELQILTYQLCHTYVRCTRSVSIPAPAYYARLVAFRARYHLVDKEHDSGEGSHVSGQSNGRDPQALAKAVQIHHDTLRTMYFA, from the exons ATGGAGCCGGGACCGTCTGGCGCTg TGCCCATGGGGGCCTTCCCCCCACCTCTGCAGCAGGTGTTCCATGCCCCCCGCCGGCCAGGCATGGGTACCGTGGGCAAGCCCATCAAGCTGCTGGCCAACTACTTTGAGGTCGAGATCCCAAAGATGGACGTCTTTCACTATGAGGTGGACATTAAGCCAGACAAGTGCCCACGGAGAGTCAACAG GGAGGTGGTGGAATACATGGTGCAACACTTCAAGCCCCAGCTCTTTGgcgacaggaagccagtgtatgACGGAAAGAAGAACATCTACACGGTGCTAGCACTTCCTATTGGGAGTGAGAAG GTGGATTTTGAGGTAACCATTCCAGGCGAGGGCAAAGACCGAATCTTCAAGGTGTCCATCCGTTGGCTGGCCAAAGTGTCATGGCGCCTGCTGCAGGAGACTCTGGTCAGCGGTCGGCTGCAGGTCCCCCTCGACTCGGTTCAAGCCCTTGACGTGGCCATGCGCCACCTGGCCTCTATGAG GTACACTCCAGTGGGCCGTTCATTTTTCTCCCCACCTGAAGGATACTACCACCCACTGGGTGGGGGGAGGGAAGTCTGGTTTGGCTTCCACCAGTCTGTGCGCCCCGCCATGTGGAAGATGATGCTTAACATTGATG TGTCCGCCACAGCCTTCTACAAAGCCCAGCCTGTAATTGAGTTCATGTGTGAAGTTTTGGACATTCGCAATATCGACGAGCAGCCCAAGACTCTCACTGACTCGCAAAGGGTCCGCTTCACCAAGGAGATTAAAG GCCTGAAGGTGGAGGTGACCCACTGTGGCCAAATGAAGAGGAAGTATCGTGTATGCAACGTCACCCGGCGACCTGCCAGCCACCAGAC GTTTCCCCTCCAGCTCGAAAGTGGGCAGACAGTAGAATGTACAGTGGCCCAGTACTTCAAGCAGAAGTACAACCTGCAGCTAAAATACCCCCACCTACCTTGCCTACAAGTGGGGCAAGAGCAGAAGCACACCTACCTGCCTCTGGAG GTGTGTAACATTGTAGCAGGTCAACGATGCATCAAGAAGCTGACAGATAATCAGACCTCCACTATGATCAAAGCCACAGCTCGCTCCGCACCCGACAGACAAGAGGAGATCAGCAGGCTG ATGAAGAATGCTAACTTCAACCTAGACCCGTACATCCAGGAGTTTGGGATCAAGGTGAAAGATGACATGGCTGAGGTGACGGGCAGGGTGCTTCCACCCCCTATCCTGCAGTATGGAGGACGG AATCGTGCCATAGCAACACCCAACCAGGGAGTGTGGGACATGAGGGGGAAGCAGTTTTATAACGGCATCGAGATCAAAGTGTGGGCGATTGCTTGCTTTGCCCCCCAGAAACAGTGCAGAGAAGAGGTGCTCAA GAACTTCACAGACCAGCTGCGTAAAATCTCTAAGGATGCTGGGATGCCCATCCAGGGCCAGCCATGTTTCTGTAAATACGCCCAGGGAGCGGACAGCGTGGAGCCCATGTTCAGACACCTGAAGAACACCTACTCGGGACTGCAGCTCATCATCGTCATTCTGCCGGGAAAAACCCCTGTCTACG CCGAGGTAAAGCGCGTGGGAGACACCCTCTTGGGCATGGCCACGCAGTGTGTCCAGGTGAAGAACGTGGTGAAGACGTCACCTCAGACCCTCTCCAACCTCTGCCTCAAGATCAATGTGAAGCTGGGAGGCATCAACAACATCCTGGTGCCTCACCAACG GTCAGCAGTGTTTCAGCAGCCGGTTATCTTCCTGGGAGCAGACGTCACGCACCCCCCTGCTGGAGATGGCAAGAAGCCCTCCATTACTGCT GTGGTAGGCAGTATGGATGCTCATCCCAGCCGATACTGTGCCACAGTGCGAGTCCAGAGACCCAGGCAGGAAATCATTGAAGATTTGTCTTACATGGTGCGTGAACTGTTAATTCAGTTCTACAAGTCGACCCGGTTCAAGCCCACCAGGATCATTTTCTATAGAGATGGAGTTCCTGAGGGACAGTTGCCCCAG ATTCTCCACTACGAGCTCCTGGCCATCAGAGATGCGTGCATCAAGTTGGAGAAAGACTATCAGCCAGGCATCACCTACATTGTGGTGCAGAAACGCCACCACACACGCCTCTTCTGTGCCGACAAGTCTGAAAGG aTTGGGAAGAGTGGGAATATTCCTGCAGGGACTACGGTGGACACCAGCATCACTCATCCCTTTGAGTTTGACTTCTACCTGTGTAGCCATGCGGGCATACAG ggTACCAGCCGGCCGTCTCATTACTACGTCTTGTGGGACGACAATCGTTTCACGGCTGATGAGTTGCAGATTCTAACTTACCAGTTGTGCCACACGTACGTGCGCTGTACCCGCTCAGTCTCCATCCCTGCGCCAGCCTACTATGCTCGTCTTGTGGCCTTCCGCGCCCGCTACCATCTGGTGGACAAAGAGCATGACAG TGGCGAGGGCAGCCACGTGTCTGGTCAGAGTAACGGTCGGGACCCCCAGGCGCTGGCTAAAGCTGTTCAGATTCACCACGACACCCTGAGGACCATGTACTTCGCCTGA
- the dhdds gene encoding dehydrodolichyl diphosphate synthase complex subunit DHDDS, producing the protein MSWIREGELNLLEKISANILKAGPMPKHVAFIMDGNRRFARKKNMERQEGHMQGFNKLAETLRWCKHLNIQEVTVYAFSIENFKRTKSEVDGLMELARQKFEKLLEERDNLEKHGVCIRVLGDLNMLPLDLQQLIAKAVLTTKAHNKCFLNVCFAYTSRYEITNAVREMAWGVEQGLIKASDVSEPLLSECLYSSNSPNPDLLIRTSGEVRLSDFLLWQTSHSCLVFQSVLWPEYSFWNLCDAILQYQLSHKSIQKARDVHREQQALQQLEADRACVAEHLQHHGNGKPADAQRRQEALMQYTTCREERIQDFLEALKHKRDSFFSDLWSDAILA; encoded by the exons ATGTCGTGGATAAGGGAAGGCGAATTAAACCTGCTTGAAAAGATTTCAGCCAATATCCTGAAG GCTGGACCCATGCCTAAACATGTGGCCTTCATCATGGATGGTAACCGTCGCTTTGCacgtaaaaaaaacatggagcGCCAGGAAGGGCATATGCAGGGCTTCAACAAGCTGGCAGAG ACATTACGTTGGTGTAAGCATCTGAACATCCAAGAGGTGACAGTGTACGCCTTCAGCATCGAAAACTTCAAGCGCACCAAAAGCGAGGTGGATGGGCTAATGGAGCTGGCCAGGCAGAAATTTGAAAAGCTGCTGGAGGAACG GGACAATCTGGAGAAGCATGGTGTGTGTATCCGGGTGCTGGGCGACTTGAATATGCTGCCACTCGACCTTCAGCAGCTGATTGCCAAAGCTGTGCTCACAACCAAGGCGCACAATAA ATGTTTCCTGAACGTGTGCTTTGCCTACACGTCAAGATATGAAATCACTAATGCTGTCCGAGAAATGGCTTGGGGAGTGGAGCAGGGCCTGATCAAAGCAAG TGATGTTTCAGAGCCGTTGCTAAGTGAGTGTTTGTACAGCAGTAATTCTCCCAATCCTGATCTGCTTATCCGCACCTCCGGAGAGGTGAGACTCAGCGACTTCCTTCTTTGGCAG ACTTCCCACTCCTGTCTAGTGTTTCAGTCGGTTCTGTGGCCGGAGTACTCATTCTGGAACTTGTGTGATGCCATTCTTCAATATCAATTAAGTCACAAATCCATTCAG aaaGCCAGAGACGTCCATCGAGAGCAACAGGCCTTACAGCAGCTAGAGGCGGATCGTGCCTGTGTAGCAGAGCACCTGCAGCATCATGGGAATGGAAAGCCTGCAGACGCCCAGAGAAGACAAGAGGCACTGATGCAGTACACCACCTGCCGGGAAGAACGGATTCAGGACTTCCTAGAAGCACTAAAGCACAAGAGAGACTCTTTCTTTAGTGACTTATGGAGCGACGCCATCTTGGCCTAG